The genomic segment CGGCAGCGCGCTGAAGAACAAGGGCGTGCAGCTCCTGCTCGACGCCGTGATCGACTACCTGCCCAGCCCGCTCGAGGTGCCCGCCATCCGCGGCAAGCTCGAGGACAGCGAGGATACGGTGGAGTTCCCCGCCGACCCCGAGGGCAAGCTCGCCGCGCTGGCGTTCAAGATCATGGCCGACCCCTACGTGGGCCGCCTGACCTTCGTGCGCGTCTACTCGGGCACCATGCAGTCGGGCTCCTACGTGTACAACGCCTCCAAGGACAAGCGTGACCGCGTGGGCCGGTTGCTCAAGATGCACGCCAATTCCCGCGAGGAGGTCACCGAACTCAGGGCCGGGGAACTCGGCGCCGTGATCGGCCTCAAGGACGCGGGCACCGGCAACACGTTGATCGCCGACGGCGAGGACCGCGTGCTGCTGGAGAGCATCGACGTGCCCGAGCCCGTCATCAAGCTCGCCATCGAGCCCAAGACGAAGGCCGACCAGGAGAAGATGGGCGTCGGGCTCCAGAAGCTCGCCGAGGAGGACCCGACCTTCCGCGTCGAGTCCGACCAGGAGAGCGGTCAGACCACCATTTCGGGCATGGGCGAGCTGCACCTCGAAATCCTGGTGGACCGCCTGCGGCGCGAGTACAAGGTCGAGGCGAACGTGGGCGCCCCCCAGGTGGCGTACCGCGAGACGATCACCCGGGCGGTGGACGTGGAGGGCAAGTTCGTCCGCCAGTCGGGCGGTCGCGGGCAGTTCGGCCACGTCAAGATCAAGGCCGAGCCGCTTGAGCCCGGCGCGGGCTTCGTGTTCGAGAACATCGTGGTGGGCGGCACCGTGCCCCGCGAGTTCATCGCGCCGGCGCAAAAGGGCATCGAGGAGGCCATGCAGTCGGGGCCGATGCTCGGCTTCCCGGTGGTGGACATGAAGGTCAGCCTCTACGACGGCTCGTACCACGAGGTGGACTCCAGCGAAATGGCGTTCAAGATCGCCGGTTCGATGGCCCTCAAGGAGGCCGTGCAAAAGGGCGCCCCGGCGCTGCTGGAGCCCATCATGCGCGTCGAGGTGACGGTGCCCGAGGACTACATGGGCGACATCATCGGCGACCTGAACTCCCGCCGCGGGCAGATTCAGGGCATGGAGGCGCGCGGCAACGCCCAGATCGTGCGCGCGTTCGTGCCCCTCTCCGAGATGTTCGGCTACGCGACCGACATGCGCTCCATGACGCAGGGCCGCGCCAGCTACTCGATGTTCTTCGACCATTACAGCCAGGTGCCGAACAACCTCGCCCAGCAGCTCATGAAGAAGTAAGCCCTTTCGGGGGTTCGGGGGCCGTCTCCGGTGGGGGCGGCCCCCGCTCTTTGCTCCGGCTTTTTGTCGCGCCTCGCCCGGCACGTTAGGCTGCGGGTATGACCGCACCCGTCTCCCGGCCCCAGCGCCTTTCCTTCATCACCGTGCCCCTGCTGGTTCAGCTCGTGCTCAACGGCCTGTCCCTGCTCTTTTTGCCCTTCGCGGGCGGCTTCGTGAATGAGCTGCTCGCCCAGACGGCGCGGCAGACGGGGGGGCAGGCGGTCGCGTTGCCCCCGGAGGCGGTCACGACCGTGCTGTGGGTGGCCTTCGCGCTGACGGCGGCCTTTGTGCTGCTGCTGTATTTCACGCGCCGGGCGGTGCTGGAGGGCCGCTCCTGGGGCCGGGTCGTCAGCATCGTGCTCGGGGTGCTCTTCCTGCTCAATTTCCCCTTCGGCACCATCCTGGGCATCTTCATGCTGATCGGCGCCTTCGACCGCGACGTGCAGCGGTACACGGGCCGCTAGCCGGGTGCCCGAACCTTCACACGCCGCCCTCCCCGGGCGGCGGCTTTGTTATGGTGATCC from the Deinococcus planocerae genome contains:
- the fusA gene encoding elongation factor G, with the protein product MTTKAQSYLTHFRNIGIAAHIDAGKTTTTERILYYTGRTHNIGEVHDGAATMDWMEQERERGITITAAATTAKWKRSGTDQEYTVNIIDTPGHVDFTIEVERSMRVLDGAVAVFDSSQGVEPQSETVWRQADRYGVPRIAFANKMDKTGASFELVLNDIRERLGAIPAPVQYPMGEENEFKGIIDIVRQRAYTYTNDLGTEIQEHDVPAEFADKVTEMRASLIEAAAEVDEAVMMKYLEGEEPTALEIVAALRQGTIAQRIFPVLCGSALKNKGVQLLLDAVIDYLPSPLEVPAIRGKLEDSEDTVEFPADPEGKLAALAFKIMADPYVGRLTFVRVYSGTMQSGSYVYNASKDKRDRVGRLLKMHANSREEVTELRAGELGAVIGLKDAGTGNTLIADGEDRVLLESIDVPEPVIKLAIEPKTKADQEKMGVGLQKLAEEDPTFRVESDQESGQTTISGMGELHLEILVDRLRREYKVEANVGAPQVAYRETITRAVDVEGKFVRQSGGRGQFGHVKIKAEPLEPGAGFVFENIVVGGTVPREFIAPAQKGIEEAMQSGPMLGFPVVDMKVSLYDGSYHEVDSSEMAFKIAGSMALKEAVQKGAPALLEPIMRVEVTVPEDYMGDIIGDLNSRRGQIQGMEARGNAQIVRAFVPLSEMFGYATDMRSMTQGRASYSMFFDHYSQVPNNLAQQLMKK